From a single Collibacillus ludicampi genomic region:
- a CDS encoding NAD-dependent deacylase yields MKDYEVIVGVAGEGGGISLLGIQTPDGWKYCRESNESTRFDDLFDEGYASTNPLRNRSEIVNTWEEALKLLDRYPWAQLHPLKVHPEFQWKVWSEVLRRTRDFARNNRLQEWFDVCFPEDSDLARFSLWLRQSKFTVVLTGAGMSTESGIPDFRSKDGWWRQIDPQKVATVNALENHYDLFHQFYQFRIRGLEKCQPHRGHYILAEWEENGLIHSIATQNVDGFHQQAGSKQVYELHGSIRKIRCQNCELPADADAFLEGKGCNTCGGKLRPDVVLFGEMLPQYTWNNALHAIQKADLVVVIGTSLQVYPVNQLPAISKGKTVLINAESTDQDQMFDLVVRGKAGEILQQVNEILF; encoded by the coding sequence ATGAAAGATTATGAGGTAATTGTAGGCGTTGCAGGCGAAGGTGGGGGAATCTCGTTGTTAGGGATTCAAACTCCGGACGGTTGGAAGTATTGCAGGGAATCCAATGAATCAACACGATTTGATGATTTATTCGATGAGGGGTATGCGTCTACCAACCCATTACGGAATCGCTCTGAGATTGTAAATACCTGGGAAGAAGCACTGAAACTGTTAGACCGATACCCTTGGGCACAGCTTCACCCTCTCAAGGTGCATCCCGAGTTTCAATGGAAAGTTTGGTCAGAGGTTCTTCGGCGTACTCGTGATTTCGCTCGTAACAATCGTTTGCAGGAATGGTTTGATGTATGCTTCCCGGAAGATTCTGATTTGGCTCGATTCTCTCTTTGGTTAAGGCAATCAAAATTTACAGTGGTTCTCACGGGAGCCGGAATGTCCACCGAAAGTGGGATTCCAGACTTTCGATCAAAGGACGGGTGGTGGAGGCAAATAGATCCTCAAAAAGTAGCCACTGTCAATGCATTGGAGAATCACTACGACCTGTTTCATCAATTTTATCAGTTTCGGATCAGGGGACTCGAAAAATGTCAGCCACACAGAGGACATTACATACTGGCGGAATGGGAAGAGAATGGGCTTATTCATTCAATTGCGACGCAAAATGTGGACGGCTTTCATCAACAGGCTGGGAGCAAACAAGTGTATGAATTGCACGGATCGATTCGGAAGATCCGGTGTCAAAATTGCGAGTTGCCGGCCGATGCAGATGCATTTTTAGAAGGAAAAGGTTGTAACACATGCGGTGGAAAGTTAAGGCCTGACGTTGTATTGTTCGGGGAAATGTTACCCCAATATACTTGGAACAATGCTTTGCATGCAATTCAAAAGGCGGATCTAGTTGTGGTCATCGGAACAAGTCTTCAAGTTTACCCGGTTAATCAACTTCCGGCTATATCGAAAGGAAAAACAGTCCTTATCAATGCCGAATCAACCGATCAGGATCAGATGTTTGATCTTGTCGTTCGAGGGAAAGCAGGGGAAATCCTGCAACAAGTAAATGAGATCTTGTTCTAA
- a CDS encoding MFS transporter produces MQNQEVPIVVHKELVSKGQQAKTLLGSVLGYAADGLDMLLLSFVLVFVIKEFGLTPAQAGNLTLMTTIGTLIGSYLFGFLADIYGRIRIFSLTILLYSVATASMYFAASYTELEILRFLVGMGVGGEFGIGMAVVTESWPPKLRARATSLVAVGWQLGVLSASLLAAAVVPTFGWRAVFLFGLIPALLAAYVRFGLKEPEIWKSRNERKKMLRAKAQAGTISAEELAEYDKLAGFPLSKLFSNKKLTITTIGLTIMCFIQNFGYYGIFTWMPTVLSQKYGYTLAKASGWLFISTVGMLVGILLFGILADKIGRKKTFALYYIGGTIYCVIYFFVFKDQTVLLWGSALLGFFVNGMMGGFGAILAENYVSEARSTAENFIFGTGRGLAGFGPALIGALAVGGNILGAMSLIFLIYPIGLLVMLTLVPETKGVKLE; encoded by the coding sequence ATGCAAAATCAAGAAGTACCAATTGTGGTACATAAAGAACTGGTATCAAAAGGGCAACAGGCCAAAACTCTGTTGGGATCAGTTTTGGGCTATGCGGCAGACGGTCTTGACATGTTGTTGTTATCATTCGTTCTTGTATTTGTTATCAAAGAGTTCGGTTTGACTCCTGCGCAAGCCGGCAATCTTACATTGATGACTACGATCGGAACGTTGATCGGTTCCTACCTGTTTGGATTCCTTGCGGACATTTACGGTCGTATCCGTATCTTCTCTTTGACAATTCTTCTCTATTCTGTAGCTACCGCATCCATGTACTTTGCGGCAAGTTATACAGAATTAGAAATTTTACGCTTCTTGGTTGGTATGGGAGTAGGCGGTGAGTTTGGTATCGGTATGGCGGTTGTTACTGAATCATGGCCGCCAAAGTTGCGCGCAAGAGCTACTTCGTTGGTGGCAGTAGGTTGGCAGTTGGGAGTTCTTTCGGCTTCTCTGCTCGCTGCTGCGGTCGTTCCTACATTCGGTTGGCGGGCCGTGTTCCTGTTTGGTCTGATTCCGGCCCTGTTGGCTGCGTACGTACGTTTTGGTCTGAAAGAACCGGAAATCTGGAAGAGCCGCAACGAACGCAAAAAGATGCTGCGCGCCAAGGCTCAGGCAGGTACGATTTCGGCTGAAGAACTGGCTGAGTATGACAAATTGGCTGGCTTTCCACTTTCCAAATTGTTTTCCAATAAGAAACTTACGATTACTACCATCGGACTGACCATCATGTGCTTTATCCAGAATTTCGGATACTACGGGATTTTCACCTGGATGCCCACCGTCTTATCGCAAAAATATGGATACACTCTGGCTAAGGCAAGTGGATGGCTTTTCATCTCAACAGTCGGCATGCTGGTCGGAATCCTTTTGTTCGGAATACTGGCGGATAAAATCGGACGCAAGAAGACGTTTGCTCTCTATTACATCGGAGGAACGATCTACTGTGTGATTTACTTCTTCGTATTCAAAGACCAGACGGTGCTTCTCTGGGGCAGTGCATTGTTAGGATTTTTCGTAAACGGTATGATGGGCGGATTCGGAGCGATCTTGGCTGAGAACTACGTATCTGAAGCTCGTTCCACTGCAGAGAATTTCATTTTTGGGACCGGTCGGGGACTTGCCGGATTTGGCCCTGCGCTGATCGGTGCGCTCGCAGTCGGCGGCAACATTCTGGGTGCGATGTCACTAATCTTCCTGATTTATCCAATCGGGCTGTTGGTGATGTTGACGTTGGTGCCTGAGACAAAGGGAGTCAAACTGGAATAG
- the allB gene encoding allantoinase AllB, with the protein MYDLRITNGLIVTGKEIKKADVYVKEGKIAKITNEAFEADKTYDATGLYVLPGCLDVHVHFRDPGHTHKEDFPHATRAAAVGGVTTVFDMPNTNPPTLNAEKFSEKAEILKSRAYVDYALWGLCLGRVNRENLQGLVDAGAIALKFFWGYAFDKKSFQLVYNYKPGMPDIIPPLNDGEVYELFEDVARTGSLLAIHAENHSLIQAMTERVAKSGRRDYEALLEARSNLAEELTIQTAISFSKATGAKLHILHMSTAEGVELVRDAQKKGIPVTAETCPHFLFLDADDYERVGPAMKVYPPVKRKRDREALWSGLLDGTISLVCSDHAPHTLEEKNGDLFSIPAGMCGVETMLPLMLNEVNRGTITLPFVVQKLSENPAKLFNIYPKKGALEPGADADIVLVNMSMKKEIRNENLHSKQPLTAFHGTLIKGWPVATFLRGQQIVQNGQVIGEPVGELIKPQK; encoded by the coding sequence ATGTACGATTTGCGGATTACTAACGGATTGATTGTCACCGGAAAGGAAATCAAAAAAGCCGATGTCTATGTCAAAGAAGGAAAGATAGCGAAAATTACAAATGAGGCATTTGAGGCGGACAAGACATACGATGCCACCGGGCTTTACGTGTTACCTGGTTGTCTGGACGTACACGTTCACTTCCGTGATCCTGGACACACTCATAAGGAGGATTTTCCACACGCAACGCGGGCGGCGGCTGTCGGTGGGGTTACAACTGTATTCGATATGCCGAATACCAATCCGCCAACCTTGAACGCGGAAAAGTTTAGCGAAAAAGCGGAAATACTCAAGTCCCGCGCTTATGTTGATTATGCACTTTGGGGGCTTTGCCTGGGACGGGTAAATCGAGAGAATCTGCAAGGACTGGTGGATGCCGGTGCCATCGCATTGAAATTCTTCTGGGGATACGCTTTCGACAAGAAAAGCTTCCAGCTTGTCTACAACTACAAGCCGGGCATGCCTGACATAATCCCTCCACTGAACGACGGAGAAGTATATGAACTATTTGAGGATGTTGCCCGTACCGGATCACTACTAGCGATTCATGCGGAAAACCACTCGCTGATTCAGGCGATGACCGAGCGTGTGGCGAAGAGTGGTCGGCGCGATTATGAAGCATTGTTGGAGGCACGCTCCAACCTAGCGGAAGAACTGACGATTCAAACCGCAATCTCATTCAGTAAAGCAACCGGCGCCAAACTGCATATTTTGCATATGTCCACTGCTGAAGGTGTCGAATTGGTGCGGGATGCCCAGAAGAAGGGAATCCCGGTAACCGCCGAAACTTGTCCGCATTTCCTGTTCTTGGATGCGGATGATTATGAGCGGGTTGGTCCGGCAATGAAAGTGTATCCGCCGGTGAAACGCAAACGTGACAGGGAAGCATTATGGTCCGGTCTTCTCGATGGAACGATCTCGCTTGTCTGTTCCGACCATGCGCCTCATACCTTGGAAGAGAAGAACGGAGACCTGTTCTCGATTCCGGCAGGCATGTGCGGTGTGGAAACGATGCTCCCGCTGATGTTGAATGAAGTGAACCGCGGCACAATCACGCTTCCGTTTGTTGTGCAAAAATTGTCCGAGAATCCGGCGAAACTGTTTAACATTTATCCGAAAAAAGGGGCACTCGAACCAGGCGCCGACGCGGATATTGTGCTGGTGAACATGTCAATGAAGAAAGAGATCCGAAATGAGAATCTGCACAGCAAACAGCCGCTGACCGCATTTCACGGCACGCTCATAAAGGGCTGGCCGGTTGCCACCTTCCTGCGCGGGCAACAAATTGTACAGAACGGGCAGGTCATCGGTGAACCGGTTGGAGAATTGATAAAGCCACAGAAATAA
- a CDS encoding IclR family transcriptional regulator, with amino-acid sequence MEWMDRFTAVMDSVSEGGMDGLGVTEIARKTGLTKGTLHRMLKSMVEHRLIVQDPRTRKYRLGPKSMQWGSRFLVGQDPSGLLSDYCDLLAERTDLYTYLCRFDSGEVYCIYTRQPSTSRNKYFVHVGQRMPLHCSAAAKAILAFQPPSVVNALLLKEKPVKYTEFTKTDIQGRITELNEVFKSRIAFCEEELEVGVTAMSTPIFHGKREALLSISLIGSTSYINSHRELLINELLQIGEKASEHIASAHLLTSTRGGRVWDGSM; translated from the coding sequence ATGGAATGGATGGACAGGTTCACGGCCGTAATGGATTCGGTCAGCGAGGGAGGCATGGATGGCTTGGGAGTAACTGAGATAGCCAGGAAAACCGGCCTCACCAAAGGAACTCTGCACCGGATGTTGAAAAGTATGGTCGAACACAGACTGATTGTTCAGGATCCAAGAACGAGGAAATACCGATTGGGTCCGAAGTCCATGCAATGGGGAAGCAGGTTTCTGGTCGGCCAGGATCCGTCCGGTTTGCTCTCGGACTATTGTGACCTACTTGCCGAAAGAACTGACCTTTACACCTACTTATGCCGGTTTGATTCGGGTGAAGTTTATTGTATTTACACCCGGCAGCCTTCCACAAGTCGGAACAAGTACTTCGTCCATGTCGGACAAAGAATGCCCCTGCACTGTTCGGCGGCCGCCAAGGCGATTCTCGCTTTTCAACCGCCCAGTGTCGTGAATGCGCTTCTTTTAAAAGAGAAGCCGGTAAAGTATACCGAATTTACAAAAACGGATATTCAGGGACGCATCACCGAATTAAACGAGGTTTTCAAATCCCGTATCGCTTTCTGTGAAGAAGAATTGGAGGTCGGTGTCACAGCGATGTCGACCCCTATCTTTCATGGAAAAAGAGAAGCGCTCCTCAGTATCAGTCTAATCGGAAGCACTTCTTACATCAACTCGCACCGGGAGCTTCTAATCAATGAACTGCTACAAATCGGGGAAAAGGCCAGTGAACATATTGCAAGTGCCCATTTGCTGACTTCGACGAGAGGAGGGAGAGTATGGGATGGCAGTATGTAA
- a CDS encoding iron-sulfur cluster-binding protein — MGWQYVNGIVTANHHIDEDVWRIEIHCPEIAGMCRPGHFVMLRSWQGEPFLPRPMAIFHYTNESFDVVYKVKGFGTKMLAAAAPGREITVTGPLGSAVEHSYLGKTIALVGRGVGITPLLPVAKAASEEGGSVISLLSARTEKLLVGKEDFELLGEVHTQTDEQQHSRVTDKLERLLNMGRHLDAVYVSGSKRLLSHCEELGARFGFQVYVFLEERMACGIGYCKGCAIEMRQGSRKYSLCCIQGPLYRAESVVVI; from the coding sequence ATGGGATGGCAGTATGTAAACGGAATTGTAACAGCTAATCATCATATAGACGAAGATGTTTGGCGGATCGAAATTCATTGTCCCGAGATAGCGGGAATGTGTCGCCCCGGACATTTCGTGATGCTCCGTTCTTGGCAAGGAGAGCCTTTTCTGCCGCGGCCGATGGCGATTTTTCACTATACAAATGAATCATTCGACGTAGTGTACAAAGTGAAAGGATTCGGAACCAAAATGTTGGCTGCTGCTGCTCCCGGTCGGGAAATAACAGTCACCGGTCCTCTCGGTTCCGCCGTGGAGCACAGCTATCTTGGAAAAACAATAGCATTGGTAGGCAGAGGGGTGGGAATTACGCCTTTGTTGCCGGTGGCGAAAGCTGCATCGGAGGAAGGTGGCTCGGTAATCAGCCTGCTGTCTGCCCGAACTGAAAAATTACTCGTTGGCAAGGAAGACTTTGAACTCCTGGGAGAGGTGCATACACAAACAGATGAACAGCAGCATTCCCGGGTAACGGACAAATTGGAAAGGTTGCTTAATATGGGACGGCACCTGGATGCTGTATATGTTTCGGGATCTAAACGGCTTCTCAGTCATTGTGAAGAACTTGGAGCTCGGTTCGGGTTTCAAGTCTATGTTTTTTTGGAAGAACGGATGGCTTGCGGTATCGGCTACTGTAAAGGATGTGCGATCGAAATGCGGCAGGGATCGCGCAAGTATTCGCTTTGTTGCATCCAGGGGCCGTTGTATCGCGCGGAAAGTGTGGTGGTCATATGA
- a CDS encoding dihydroorotate dehydrogenase: MSADLRCQLGRLSLKNPVMPASGCFDWYPEHDGPFHPDELGAVVLKSTTLQPRDGNIPIRLAETPSGMLNAIGIPSYGLEGFRTILREKWSRLKTPVIASISAFTPEEYAILARELGKEPTVAALEINLSCPNLEHGVIPAQDPVLLRECVEAVREATEAMIIAKLSPNVTDIVEMASISESAGADAICLINSIRGMEIDIWKKKPILGRGTGGLSGPAIKPIALAMVYEVCGAVKVPVIGVGGISRAEDAIAFLLAGASAVQVGTISFRDPLAMRKIITGIREYLDSEGYTSVTDIIGLARTDT; encoded by the coding sequence ATGAGTGCAGATTTGCGTTGCCAATTAGGACGATTGTCGCTTAAAAATCCCGTTATGCCTGCTTCCGGCTGCTTCGACTGGTACCCGGAACACGATGGTCCGTTTCATCCGGATGAATTGGGAGCGGTGGTCTTAAAAAGCACGACTCTGCAGCCGCGGGACGGAAACATTCCGATCAGACTCGCCGAAACGCCAAGCGGGATGTTAAACGCGATCGGGATTCCTTCCTATGGATTAGAAGGTTTTCGAACGATACTAAGGGAAAAATGGTCCCGCTTAAAGACACCGGTTATCGCAAGCATTTCCGCTTTTACACCCGAGGAATACGCAATCTTGGCCCGTGAACTCGGGAAGGAACCCACAGTCGCCGCACTCGAAATCAATCTGTCGTGTCCGAATCTGGAACATGGAGTGATTCCGGCGCAGGATCCGGTCTTGTTGCGGGAGTGTGTGGAAGCAGTCAGGGAAGCCACTGAGGCAATGATCATTGCTAAACTGTCACCGAATGTGACCGATATCGTCGAAATGGCAAGCATCAGCGAATCGGCCGGAGCGGATGCAATCTGTCTGATCAATAGCATACGCGGAATGGAGATTGACATTTGGAAGAAAAAGCCGATTCTTGGCAGGGGAACAGGGGGTCTGTCAGGACCTGCGATCAAGCCGATCGCGCTGGCGATGGTGTATGAAGTTTGCGGGGCCGTGAAAGTACCCGTAATCGGAGTAGGGGGGATATCCCGTGCGGAGGATGCGATCGCGTTTTTACTTGCCGGAGCCTCGGCCGTACAGGTCGGAACCATTTCGTTTCGTGACCCATTGGCCATGCGAAAGATTATTACAGGTATCCGGGAGTATTTGGACAGTGAAGGATACACAAGTGTGACAGATATCATTGGCCTGGCAAGAACAGACACGTAA
- a CDS encoding M20 family metallo-hydrolase, producing the protein MIRSERLYRDLQAVNEFGKTEGGWNRLAYTVSERNAVRYFLKLCKELGLETRFDSIGNAYARWNGENQNGPVVLCGSHLDTVRNGGQFDGALGVFAALEAVRTMKEKGIVPYYPLEIVAFACEESSRFGMSTIGSKAVAGLLEEQKVRQLTDRDGFSFEQAIQPFGYSLDNFRSLIRTDLLAFVELHIEQGPILEATGDKIGIVTAIAAPTRLKVTIRGTASHSGATAMSYRRDALPAAAEFILAAEQCGRSEESHGTVVTVGVCEVFPGAMNVVPGEVRMQVDIRSVNSGSKQRVVQALKDRLKTICQSRTLEWEWTLISDESPVFMSDELKLMIEEICAARQIPYRLMPSGAGHDAMNLVHCCPSALMFVPSVSGISHNPAEYTSPEDIAIGAGVLYDVLAMLVSQQSVKLENKNRRA; encoded by the coding sequence ATGATTCGATCTGAGCGTTTATACCGGGATTTACAGGCGGTAAACGAATTCGGTAAGACGGAAGGCGGTTGGAACCGTTTGGCCTATACGGTATCGGAACGTAATGCCGTCCGGTATTTTTTAAAACTTTGCAAGGAGCTAGGGTTGGAAACGCGCTTCGACTCGATAGGAAACGCCTACGCCCGTTGGAATGGGGAAAACCAGAACGGTCCGGTAGTTCTTTGCGGTTCCCATCTGGATACTGTACGAAACGGCGGACAGTTCGACGGAGCGCTCGGTGTTTTTGCGGCTTTGGAAGCCGTTCGAACGATGAAGGAAAAAGGGATCGTTCCGTACTATCCGCTTGAAATCGTGGCATTTGCCTGCGAAGAATCATCACGTTTTGGTATGTCGACAATCGGGAGCAAAGCGGTTGCCGGACTGCTTGAAGAGCAAAAGGTACGACAACTGACGGATCGCGACGGGTTTAGTTTTGAACAGGCTATCCAGCCCTTCGGGTATTCACTTGATAATTTTCGGAGTCTGATTCGTACCGATTTATTGGCGTTTGTGGAATTGCATATTGAACAAGGACCGATCCTCGAGGCGACCGGAGACAAAATCGGTATCGTAACGGCGATCGCTGCCCCTACACGACTGAAAGTGACCATTCGCGGCACTGCCTCCCATTCTGGAGCCACAGCGATGTCCTACCGGCGTGATGCGCTTCCGGCGGCGGCTGAGTTTATTCTCGCTGCGGAACAATGCGGACGATCAGAGGAATCTCATGGAACGGTTGTGACCGTTGGCGTGTGTGAGGTATTTCCAGGCGCCATGAATGTGGTACCGGGGGAAGTGCGGATGCAGGTGGATATCCGAAGCGTAAACTCTGGCAGCAAACAGCGAGTGGTTCAGGCGTTGAAAGACAGATTGAAGACGATTTGCCAATCGCGAACACTCGAATGGGAATGGACGTTGATTTCCGATGAGTCACCTGTCTTTATGAGCGATGAACTGAAACTGATGATTGAAGAGATTTGTGCTGCCCGTCAAATTCCCTACCGGCTCATGCCAAGCGGTGCTGGACATGATGCGATGAATCTTGTGCATTGCTGTCCTTCCGCGCTCATGTTCGTCCCTTCTGTATCCGGAATCAGCCATAACCCAGCGGAATATACCAGTCCGGAAGACATCGCCATCGGAGCAGGCGTGCTATATGATGTGCTTGCAATGTTGGTGAGCCAACAGTCTGTTAAATTGGAAAATAAGAACAGGAGAGCTTAA
- a CDS encoding Spo0E family sporulation regulatory protein-aspartic acid phosphatase, giving the protein MVDLENLKFRIEQLRLYMVKVAMEKGNFSDPAVVEISQQLDELIIQYQRASGMIRTELPSFCNCRV; this is encoded by the coding sequence ATGGTGGATCTAGAAAATCTTAAGTTCCGAATAGAGCAGTTACGTCTTTATATGGTTAAGGTGGCTATGGAAAAAGGAAACTTTAGTGATCCTGCTGTAGTGGAAATCAGTCAACAACTTGATGAGTTAATTATTCAATATCAGAGGGCATCCGGAATGATCCGCACGGAGTTGCCGAGCTTTTGCAATTGCCGCGTTTGA
- a CDS encoding glycoside hydrolase domain-containing protein: MPYAWGVDSASPADEQLYQCVIRQFGKPRFWGRYLSTVPRASSGLTTQEISFLHSHGIKILPIYNRFRHAVGYKNGATEARHAASYANRLGIQRGTFLFANIEHFFRVNEAWIRGWVQAIRNSGYRSGFYHDPVRGPFRFAFCQAARDSRIRSETVLWSAQPEKHVTSAQSAPGFAPHTLHCGGNVWVWQYGRDSKTCPIDTNIMDERLIAHLF; the protein is encoded by the coding sequence ATGCCATACGCTTGGGGAGTTGATTCTGCTTCACCAGCTGATGAACAATTGTACCAATGTGTTATCAGACAATTCGGAAAACCGCGCTTCTGGGGGAGGTATCTCTCCACGGTTCCACGCGCGTCATCCGGTCTCACCACGCAGGAAATTTCCTTCCTTCACAGCCACGGAATCAAAATCCTGCCGATTTATAACCGCTTCCGCCATGCGGTAGGCTACAAAAACGGCGCCACTGAAGCCAGACATGCGGCCAGCTACGCTAATAGGCTGGGGATTCAGCGAGGGACCTTTCTCTTCGCCAACATCGAGCATTTTTTTCGCGTGAATGAAGCATGGATTCGCGGCTGGGTTCAAGCGATACGCAATTCCGGTTACAGGTCCGGTTTTTATCACGACCCGGTACGTGGGCCGTTCCGTTTCGCATTTTGCCAGGCGGCGAGAGACAGCCGCATCCGCAGCGAAACGGTGCTTTGGAGCGCCCAACCGGAAAAACATGTGACAAGCGCCCAATCCGCCCCAGGATTTGCCCCTCACACCCTACACTGCGGAGGAAATGTATGGGTGTGGCAATACGGGAGGGATTCTAAAACCTGTCCGATCGATACGAACATCATGGATGAAAGATTGATCGCCCATCTCTTTTAG
- a CDS encoding ArsR/SmtB family transcription factor, with translation MKNHSIFEVLMEPNRRRILDLLRVRDRTVGEIAEHFSLSQPAISKHLRILREAGLVEVHKHAQQHRYHLRAEPLAEVDNWLKPYRQFWSEKLDALEKHLDEEE, from the coding sequence ATGAAAAACCATAGTATTTTCGAGGTATTGATGGAACCGAACCGGCGACGTATCTTGGATCTCCTAAGAGTTCGAGATCGTACTGTTGGAGAAATTGCCGAACATTTCTCTTTGAGTCAGCCCGCGATTTCCAAGCATCTTCGGATTCTCCGCGAAGCCGGACTCGTTGAGGTTCACAAACACGCGCAGCAACACCGCTACCATTTACGGGCTGAGCCTTTGGCTGAAGTAGATAACTGGCTGAAGCCATATCGGCAATTTTGGTCGGAGAAACTGGATGCCCTTGAGAAGCATCTGGACGAGGAGGAGTAG
- a CDS encoding CaiB/BaiF CoA transferase family protein codes for MAGALEGVKILDLTRVLAGPFCTMILGDLGAEVLKVEGVSSKDDTRAWGPPYIGGESAYYLCANRNKRAMTLNLKSDQGKDIFKKLLTKSDVVVQNFKTGTLEKLGLGYEEMRKINPRIILASITGFGTNGPYKDQPGYDYIIQAMGGLMSITGDQASGPVKVGVAIADVLTGLYTVIGILASLHERNDSGEGQHIDISLFDSQISALVNVASNYLISGDIPKRLGNQHPNIVPYQVFSTLDREMVVAVGNDYQFEKFVQVLGMPELAFNEKFKTNPNRVENREELIQILSERMKTKSAQEWQESLQAAGIPNGPIHDMKALFDDPQVRSRNMRVEIAHPTAKRIQLVGSPLKLSRTPVEMRRHPPLYSEHTVEILLELGYSREQIYEMIENQVISEEMYDDEFCPNE; via the coding sequence GTGGCCGGTGCGTTAGAAGGTGTCAAAATTTTAGATCTTACTAGAGTATTAGCTGGGCCGTTCTGCACAATGATTTTGGGAGATTTGGGGGCTGAGGTGCTCAAAGTGGAAGGAGTATCCTCGAAGGATGATACCCGTGCATGGGGACCGCCATATATAGGGGGAGAAAGTGCCTACTACCTGTGCGCCAATCGGAATAAAAGAGCCATGACCTTAAATTTGAAATCGGATCAAGGAAAAGATATTTTCAAGAAATTGCTTACCAAGTCTGATGTGGTGGTGCAAAACTTTAAGACCGGTACATTAGAAAAGCTGGGGCTTGGGTATGAAGAAATGAGGAAAATCAATCCCCGGATCATTTTAGCTTCGATAACGGGGTTTGGGACCAATGGTCCTTATAAAGATCAACCCGGTTATGATTACATCATTCAGGCCATGGGTGGATTGATGAGCATTACTGGAGACCAAGCGTCCGGGCCGGTAAAAGTAGGGGTTGCCATAGCCGATGTACTGACGGGATTATATACGGTCATTGGGATCTTGGCTTCCCTTCATGAAAGGAATGACTCTGGGGAAGGGCAGCATATTGATATCTCCTTGTTTGACTCCCAAATTTCTGCTTTAGTCAACGTGGCCAGCAACTATCTGATTTCAGGGGATATCCCCAAGCGACTAGGGAATCAGCATCCGAATATTGTTCCGTATCAAGTGTTCTCTACCCTCGATCGAGAAATGGTGGTTGCCGTTGGAAACGACTATCAGTTTGAGAAATTTGTGCAGGTCTTGGGGATGCCGGAACTGGCTTTCAACGAAAAATTCAAAACCAACCCTAATCGTGTGGAAAATCGTGAAGAATTAATTCAAATCCTTAGCGAGAGAATGAAAACCAAATCCGCTCAGGAATGGCAGGAATCGTTGCAAGCCGCCGGAATTCCGAATGGTCCGATTCATGACATGAAAGCGCTTTTTGATGATCCGCAGGTACGGTCGAGGAATATGAGGGTTGAAATCGCCCATCCCACTGCAAAAAGAATCCAATTGGTTGGAAGCCCCTTAAAGTTGTCGAGAACCCCGGTAGAAATGAGGCGGCATCCTCCTCTTTACAGTGAGCATACCGTGGAGATCTTGCTGGAGTTGGGATATTCAAGAGAACAAATCTATGAAATGATCGAAAACCAAGTGATATCGGAGGAGATGTATGATGATGAATTTTGCCCTAACGAATGA